In Solea senegalensis isolate Sse05_10M linkage group LG6, IFAPA_SoseM_1, whole genome shotgun sequence, one genomic interval encodes:
- the jupa gene encoding junction plakoglobin a — protein sequence MAMHMGEVDNGMVKVAEWQETMYGLDSGIQSGATTVRDDDGDYTTTKHYTMTTTVSGGQHDLDGQYAMTRAQRLRAAMFPETLEEGTTILSTQTDPSQMTNVQRLAEPSQMLKTAIIHLINYQDDAELATRAVPELTKLLNDEDQVVVSKAAMIVNQLTRKEASRRALMQSPQMVAAVVRAMQNTSDMETARATASILHNLSHQREGLLSIFKSGGIPALVRMLSSPIESVLFYAITTLHNLLLHQEGAKMAVRLADGLQRMVPLLKKSNPKFLAITTDCLQLLSYGNQESKLIILANAGPEGLVHIMRNYSYEKLLWTTSRVLKVLSVCPSNKPAIVEAGGMQALGKHLSGSSQRLQQNCLWTLRNLSDAATKQEGMDNLLQVLVGLLSSDDINMLTCATGILSNLTCNNSHNKTLVTQSNGVEALIHAILRAGEKEDVTEPAVCALRHLTSRHQQAEMAQNGVRNHYGIPAIVKLLNQPYYWPVIKAAVGLIRNLALCPENQAPLRDAGVIPRLVTLLSKAHQDAQKHGSSAQQTYQDGVRMEEIVEGCTGALHILARDPVSRADIANMQTIPLFVQLLYSPVDNVKRVAAGVLCELALDKPSAEAIDSEGASAPLMELLHSNNEGIATYAAAVLFRISEDKNTDYKKRVSVELTHSLFKHDPAAWEMAHNSVPMDAHYQEELDTGYQGFPVGAGYAGEMAMDGMEGNMMHEDYSYERQPYPY from the exons ATGGCGATGCACA TGGGTGAGGTTGATAATGGCATGGTGAAGGTGGCAGAGTGGCAGGAGACCATGTATGGTTTGGACTCGGGTATCCAGTCTGGAGCCACTACAGTCAGAGATGACGACGGCGATTACACCACCACTAAGCACTACACCATGACCACCACTGTCAGCGGTGGACAGCATG ACTTGGACGGCCAGTATGCTATGACCAGAGCCCAGCGTCTGCGGGCTGCCATGTTCCCAGAGACACTGGAAGAAGGCACTACCATCTTGTCCACTCAGACGGACCCAAGCCAGATGACAAATGTCCAGCGCCTGGCCGAGCCTTCCCAGATGCTCAAGACCGCCATCATCCATCTGATCAACTATCAGGACGACGCTGAGCTGGCCACGCGCGCCGTTCCTGAACTCACCAAACTGCTCAACGATGAAGACCAG GTGGTGGTTAGCAAGGCGGCGATGATCGTGAACCAGCTCACACGCAAAGAGGCGTCGCGCCGCGCGCTAATGCAGTCTCCTCAGATGGTGGCAGCAGTGGTGCGGGCCATGCAGAACACCAGTGACATGGAGACAGCGCGGGCCACAGCCAGCATCCTCCACAACCTCTCCCACCAGAGAGAGGGTCTGCTCTCCATCTTCAAGTCCGGAGGCATCCCCGCTCTAGTCCGCATGCTCAG TTCTCCCATAGAGTCTGTGCTCTTCTATGCCATCACCACACTCCACAACCTGCTACTGCACCAGGAGGGAGCCAAGATGGCTGTGCGCCTGGCCGACGGCCTGCAGAGAATGGTCCCCCTGCTGAAGAAGAGCAACCCCAAGTTCCTGGCCATCACCACAGACTGTCTGCAGCTGCTGTCCTACGGCAACCAGGAGAGCAag CTGATCATCCTCGCCAACGCGGGTCCCGAGGGTCTCGTTCACATCATGAGAAACTACAGCTATGAGAAACTGCTGTGGACCACAAGCCGTGTGCTCAAagtcctctctgtgtgtcccagCAACAAGCCTGCCATTGTAGAGGCTG GTGGGATGCAGGCTCTGGGCAAACACCTCTCAGGCTCCAGCCAGCGTCTGCAGCAGAACTGCCTGTGGACCCTCAGGAACCTGTCTGATGCTGCAACCAAGCAG GAGGGAATGGACAACCTGCTGCAGGTGCTGGTCGGCCTGCTCAGTTCAGATGACATCAACATGCTCACCTGTGCCACCGGCATCCTGTCCAACCTCACATGCAACAATTCCCACAATAAAACCCTGGTCACCCAGAGCAACGGCGTAGAGGCACTGATCCACGCCATACTGCGCGCGGGCGAGAAGGAGGACGTGACCGAACCTGCCGTCTGCGCTCTGCGCCACCTGACCTCACGCCACCAGCAGGCTGAGATGGCACAGAACGGCGTGAGGAATCACTATGGCATCCCCGCCATCGTCAAGCTGCTCAACCAGCCCTACTACTGGCCTGTCATTAAG GCGGCGGTCGGCCTGATCCGTAACCTGGCCCTGTGCCCAGAGAACCAGGCTCCTCTCAGGGATGCAGGAGTGATCCCGCGTCTCGTCACACTGCTGTCCAAAGCCCACCAGGATGCCCAGAAACACGGCTCATCTGCCCAGCAGACATACCAG GATGGAGTGAGGATGGAGGAGATTGTGGAGGGCTGCACAGGAGCACTGCACATCCTGGCCAGAGATCCTGTCAGCAGAGCAGACATCGCCAACATGCAGACCATTCCTCTGTTTGTGCAG ctgCTCTACTCTCCAGTGGACAACGTGAAGCGCGTGGCGGCGGGCGTCCTGTGCGAGCTGGCGCTGGACAAACCATCAGCCGAGGCCATCGACAGTGAGGGAGCGTCCGCTCCTCTGATGGAGCTGCTGCACTCCAACAACGAGGGCATTG CTACTTACGCTGCTGCCGTTCTCTTCCGCATCTCCGAGGACAAGAACACCGACTACAAGAAGAGAGTGTCCGTGgagctcacacactcactgttcaAACACGACCCCGCTGCCTGGGAGATG GCCCACAACAGCGTCCCCATGGATGCACACTATCAAGAAG AGCTGGACACTGGTTACCAAGGCTTCCCAGTCGGAGCAGGATATGCAGGTGAAATGGCCATGGATGGCATGGAGGGAAACATGATGCACGAGGACTACTCCTATGAGAGACAACCATACCCTTATTAA
- the LOC122770659 gene encoding Kv channel-interacting protein 2-like isoform X1, with protein sequence MKSRSQEQSLTDSRELDRSHDPLTGNPPSKSSKKTIKQRFLKLLPCCRSGSGSGSSVHQRSIADDGELLTVCHRPQGLDRLVQLTNFNKMELQVLYRGFKSECPSGVVNEETFKSIYSQFFPQGDSSMYAHFLFEAFDTHNNGAVSFEDFVRSLSIILRGSTADKLSWAFNLYDLNKDGCITREEMTDIMHSIYDMMGKYTYPSMKDSAPKDHVETFFQKMDKNNDGVVTIDEFLETCQKDENILQSMHLFDHVI encoded by the exons ATGAAATCCAGGAGTCAGGAGCAAAGTTTGACAGACTCCAGAGAGCTGGACAGATCTCATGATCCACTCACAG GTAATCCCCCATCCAAATCCAGTAAAAAGACCATAAAGCAGCGGTTCCTCAAACTGCTCCCCTGCTGTCGCTCCGGCTCCGGCTCCGGCTCTTCAGTTCATCAAA GAAGTATAGCTGACGACGGTGAACTGTTGACCGTGTGTCACAGACCGCAGGGACTCGACCGCCTCGTACAACTGACCAATTTCAACAAGATGGAGCTGCAGGTTCTTTACCGAGGATTCAAAAGT GAGTGTCCCAGTGGTGTGGTGAATGAGGAGACGTTTAAAAGCATCTACTCACAGTTCTTCCCACAGGGAG ATTCAAGTATGTACGCACATTTCCTCTTTGAAGCCTTTGACACTCACAACAATGGAGCGGTCAGCTTTGAG GACTTTGTTCGGAGTCTGTCCATCATCCTGAGAGGCTCCACCGCGGACAAACTCAGCTGGGCCTTCAATCTGTACGACCTCAACAAGGACGGCTGCATCACCAGagag GAGATGACTGACATCATGCACTCCATCTACGACATGATGGGGAAGTACACTTACCCCAGCATGAAGGACAGCGCTCCCAAGGACCATGTTGAAACCTTCTTTCAG AAAATGGACAAGAACAACGACGGCGTGGTCACCATCGACGAGTTCCTGGAAACATGTCAAAAG GATGAAAACATCCTTCAGTCCATGCACTTGTTTGATCATGTGATCTAA
- the LOC122770659 gene encoding Kv channel-interacting protein 2-like isoform X2, protein MKSRSQEQSLTDSRELDRSHDPLTGNPPSKSSKKTIKQRFLKLLPCCRSGSGSGSSVHQRSIADDGELLTVCHRPQGLDRLVQLTNFNKMELQECPSGVVNEETFKSIYSQFFPQGDSSMYAHFLFEAFDTHNNGAVSFEDFVRSLSIILRGSTADKLSWAFNLYDLNKDGCITREEMTDIMHSIYDMMGKYTYPSMKDSAPKDHVETFFQKMDKNNDGVVTIDEFLETCQKDENILQSMHLFDHVI, encoded by the exons ATGAAATCCAGGAGTCAGGAGCAAAGTTTGACAGACTCCAGAGAGCTGGACAGATCTCATGATCCACTCACAG GTAATCCCCCATCCAAATCCAGTAAAAAGACCATAAAGCAGCGGTTCCTCAAACTGCTCCCCTGCTGTCGCTCCGGCTCCGGCTCCGGCTCTTCAGTTCATCAAA GAAGTATAGCTGACGACGGTGAACTGTTGACCGTGTGTCACAGACCGCAGGGACTCGACCGCCTCGTACAACTGACCAATTTCAACAAGATGGAGCTGCAG GAGTGTCCCAGTGGTGTGGTGAATGAGGAGACGTTTAAAAGCATCTACTCACAGTTCTTCCCACAGGGAG ATTCAAGTATGTACGCACATTTCCTCTTTGAAGCCTTTGACACTCACAACAATGGAGCGGTCAGCTTTGAG GACTTTGTTCGGAGTCTGTCCATCATCCTGAGAGGCTCCACCGCGGACAAACTCAGCTGGGCCTTCAATCTGTACGACCTCAACAAGGACGGCTGCATCACCAGagag GAGATGACTGACATCATGCACTCCATCTACGACATGATGGGGAAGTACACTTACCCCAGCATGAAGGACAGCGCTCCCAAGGACCATGTTGAAACCTTCTTTCAG AAAATGGACAAGAACAACGACGGCGTGGTCACCATCGACGAGTTCCTGGAAACATGTCAAAAG GATGAAAACATCCTTCAGTCCATGCACTTGTTTGATCATGTGATCTAA